The following are from one region of the Candidatus Angelobacter sp. genome:
- a CDS encoding TPM domain-containing protein, translating to MKPKEFVDQLDDGKIVAAIAEAERKTSGEVRVYVSHRQREDALVAAKARFAKLGMARTRHRNAVLIYFAPLTHKFALWGDVEVHKKCGEEFWQEIAGRMAAALKNGRFTEAVVLAVQSVGEVLARHFPRDPDDKDELPNKVERD from the coding sequence ATGAAACCGAAAGAATTCGTTGATCAACTCGACGACGGCAAAATCGTGGCTGCGATTGCCGAGGCCGAGCGCAAGACCTCCGGCGAGGTTCGCGTTTATGTTTCGCACCGGCAAAGAGAGGATGCACTGGTGGCGGCGAAGGCCCGGTTTGCGAAGCTCGGCATGGCGCGCACTCGTCATCGGAACGCCGTGCTGATTTACTTTGCGCCGCTGACCCACAAGTTTGCCCTCTGGGGCGATGTGGAAGTGCACAAAAAATGCGGCGAAGAATTCTGGCAGGAAATTGCCGGGCGAATGGCCGCCGCTCTGAAGAACGGCCGGTTTACCGAAGCGGTCGTCCTGGCAGTCCAAAGCGTGGGCGAAGTTCTCGCGCGGCATTTCCCTCGCGACCCGGACGATAAAGA